A portion of the Bacteroides faecium genome contains these proteins:
- a CDS encoding COG1470 family protein — protein sequence MTMRTNYFLLLAILLGFIPVSYTHANDSISKSVVLYTPYTKISVSPGASIDYSIDLINNTDELTNATLSVSGLSSSWKHEMKSGGWSLSQLSVLPKEKKTFNLKVEVPLKVNKGNYHFVVYAGETKLPLDIVVAQKGTYQTEFTTDQPNMQGNSKSTFTFSATLKNQTADQQLYALMANAPRGWNVIFKPNYKQATSAQVEANSTQNVSIDVTPPANVEAGSYKIPVRAATGTTSAELELEVVVTGSYQMELTTPRGLLSTDVTAGDVKKIELEVKNTGSSLLKDIQLSANKPADWEVTFEPSKIDALKAGETSTVTATLKASKKALPGDYVTTMMAKTPEVNADAQFRIAVKTPMIWGWVGVLIIIATIGVVYYLFRKYGRR from the coding sequence ATGACTATGAGAACAAATTATTTCTTATTATTAGCAATTTTATTGGGATTCATTCCTGTGAGCTACACACACGCAAATGATTCGATTTCTAAAAGCGTGGTATTGTACACACCTTACACAAAAATTTCCGTATCACCGGGAGCGTCAATTGATTACAGTATTGACCTTATCAACAACACTGATGAATTGACGAATGCAACACTTTCTGTCAGTGGGCTGAGCAGTAGTTGGAAACATGAAATGAAATCCGGTGGATGGAGTTTAAGTCAATTATCCGTGCTTCCTAAAGAAAAAAAGACTTTTAACTTAAAAGTTGAAGTTCCATTGAAAGTAAATAAGGGGAATTATCATTTCGTTGTGTATGCCGGAGAGACTAAACTTCCGTTGGATATTGTTGTTGCCCAGAAAGGAACTTATCAAACGGAGTTTACTACCGACCAGCCTAACATGCAGGGAAACTCCAAATCTACTTTTACTTTTAGTGCTACTCTGAAAAACCAAACGGCCGATCAGCAATTATATGCATTGATGGCTAATGCACCAAGAGGGTGGAATGTTATTTTTAAACCCAATTACAAACAAGCCACTTCAGCTCAGGTGGAAGCAAACAGCACTCAGAACGTAAGCATAGATGTAACACCGCCTGCCAATGTTGAAGCCGGCAGTTATAAAATTCCGGTACGTGCAGCCACGGGGACTACTTCGGCAGAATTAGAGTTGGAAGTTGTCGTTACCGGCTCTTATCAAATGGAATTGACTACTCCACGTGGATTGTTAAGTACAGACGTTACGGCCGGCGATGTGAAGAAAATAGAGTTGGAAGTCAAAAATACAGGATCTTCATTGCTAAAAGACATCCAATTGTCCGCCAATAAGCCGGCAGATTGGGAAGTAACCTTTGAACCGTCCAAGATTGATGCGTTAAAAGCCGGAGAAACATCAACTGTGACAGCTACATTGAAAGCTTCTAAAAAAGCACTTCCCGGCGACTATGTCACTACCATGATGGCCAAAACCCCTGAAGTAAATGCAGATGCACAATTCAGGATAGCTGTAAAGACTCCAATGATATGGGGCTGGGTAGGTGTACTTATTATTATTGCTACCATAGGTGTTGTCTACTATCTGTTCCGTAAATATGGAAGGAGGTAA
- a CDS encoding PepSY-like domain-containing protein, whose product MKKLVFLLVCLFTLQTVAYADDDKPIQVTQMPQPAQQFIKQHFADSKVALAKMESDFLYKSYEVIFTNGNKVEFDKKGNWEEVNCKFSSVPAAIIPAAIQKYVTTNYPDVKVLKIERDKKEYEVKLSNRVELKFDLKFNLIDIDN is encoded by the coding sequence ATGAAAAAGTTAGTATTCTTATTAGTGTGCTTATTTACTTTGCAGACAGTAGCGTATGCAGATGACGACAAACCAATTCAGGTTACTCAAATGCCACAACCGGCACAACAGTTCATTAAACAACATTTCGCTGACAGCAAAGTAGCTTTGGCAAAGATGGAAAGTGACTTCCTCTACAAAAGTTATGAAGTGATTTTCACGAATGGTAATAAAGTGGAATTTGACAAGAAGGGAAATTGGGAAGAGGTGAATTGCAAATTTTCTTCTGTACCCGCAGCCATCATTCCCGCAGCCATTCAGAAATATGTGACAACTAATTATCCTGATGTAAAAGTGTTGAAAATAGAGCGCGATAAAAAGGAGTATGAAGTGAAACTCTCCAACCGCGTAGAATTAAAGTTCGACTTGAAATTTAATTTGATTGATATTGATAACTAA
- a CDS encoding PepSY-like domain-containing protein, with translation MKLKFFTLLLALGATVWSLYSCDNNDDESINVPIELQDAFSAKYPNVANVKWESKSGYYVADFYDGYEASAWFTQDGTWQMTETDIPYTALPQAVKTSFEASEYKSWEIDDVDKLEREGFEIVYVIEVENQNQEMDLYYSQEGVLVKSVVDTDDDRDDQYLPDQNAKLTKEMNDFLNIKYPGFKLVEIDVEDDGKYAGYTEVDITHGSIGKEVLFDKSGEWVLTSWEVRFNTLPEPVKNAINTTYPGQVDDDDADYVEEATGVTYYLIDIENSEIDVKISADGQILD, from the coding sequence ATGAAACTAAAGTTTTTTACTCTTCTGTTGGCACTAGGTGCTACTGTATGGAGTTTATATAGTTGTGATAATAATGATGATGAATCAATTAATGTTCCTATTGAATTACAGGATGCCTTTTCAGCTAAGTATCCGAATGTAGCAAATGTAAAATGGGAGAGTAAGTCCGGATATTACGTGGCTGATTTCTATGACGGATACGAAGCATCCGCATGGTTTACGCAAGATGGAACATGGCAGATGACGGAAACGGATATTCCTTATACAGCATTGCCACAAGCTGTGAAAACGTCTTTTGAAGCAAGTGAATACAAGTCATGGGAAATAGATGATGTAGATAAATTAGAGCGGGAAGGCTTTGAGATTGTTTATGTGATTGAAGTTGAAAATCAGAATCAGGAGATGGACTTGTATTATTCCCAAGAAGGAGTACTGGTTAAAAGCGTAGTGGATACAGATGATGATAGAGACGATCAGTATTTGCCTGACCAAAATGCTAAATTGACAAAAGAGATGAATGACTTTCTCAATATTAAATATCCCGGCTTTAAATTAGTCGAAATTGATGTAGAGGATGACGGAAAATATGCAGGATACACAGAAGTGGATATTACTCATGGGAGTATTGGGAAAGAAGTCCTATTCGATAAGAGTGGTGAGTGGGTTTTAACTTCATGGGAAGTACGTTTCAATACATTGCCTGAGCCTGTGAAAAATGCTATTAATACTACATATCCCGGGCAAGTTGATGATGACGACGCTGATTATGTTGAAGAAGCAACAGGTGTCACATACTATTTAATTGACATAGAAAATAGTGAGATAGATGTGAAGATATCGGCTGACGGACAGATACTTGATTAA